The proteins below are encoded in one region of Flavobacteriales bacterium:
- a CDS encoding tetratricopeptide repeat protein — translation MKLPQVILVLLAVAVGVILYLTPIAPIAHETEETEAASTEVAYDILDDITEIKNGLDSASLAEVNKWEVSDSESANDSIIAFYDMLRKPVGAAFHSLKRAEASNTAEAWTEAGERFLLNAKYMGDQPRKASWFTQARSCFEKAVELDPEDLDIQVDLGVCLMESATFLGTPPMEGIGILKGVEQKDPKNIKALINLGYFAIRSGQFDKAEERFNQVLAIDGAYAEAYLYLADLHERQKMYKEAVADLEKFKTLIDDPKKSQEVDDYILELNKNI, via the coding sequence TTGAAATTACCTCAGGTCATATTGGTTTTGTTGGCAGTAGCGGTGGGTGTTATCCTGTATTTAACTCCTATAGCTCCAATTGCACACGAAACAGAAGAAACCGAAGCTGCTTCTACAGAAGTGGCCTACGATATTCTTGACGATATAACCGAGATAAAAAACGGATTGGACAGTGCTTCGTTGGCCGAGGTCAACAAGTGGGAAGTTTCCGATAGCGAATCTGCCAACGACAGCATCATTGCTTTCTACGATATGCTCAGAAAGCCAGTTGGAGCTGCTTTCCATTCTCTAAAGAGAGCCGAAGCCAGCAACACGGCAGAAGCTTGGACAGAAGCAGGCGAACGTTTTCTTCTGAACGCCAAATACATGGGCGACCAGCCGCGAAAAGCAAGTTGGTTTACGCAAGCCAGAAGCTGTTTTGAAAAAGCAGTAGAACTTGACCCTGAGGATCTTGACATTCAAGTTGACCTAGGAGTTTGCCTGATGGAAAGTGCCACATTCCTTGGCACTCCTCCGATGGAAGGAATTGGTATCCTTAAGGGCGTTGAGCAAAAAGACCCTAAGAACATCAAAGCATTGATCAATCTTGGTTACTTCGCCATCCGTTCTGGTCAGTTCGACAAAGCGGAAGAACGGTTCAATCAAGTACTTGCAATTGATGGCGCGTATGCAGAAGCGTACCTCTATTTGGCCGATCTACACGAACGTCAAAAGATGTACAAAGAGGCAGTTGCCGACCTAGAGAAATTCAAAACACTTATTGATGACCCTAAAAAGTCTCAAGAGGTGGACGATTACATATTAGAACTTAATAAGAACATTTAA
- a CDS encoding single-stranded DNA-binding protein → MAGVNKVILVGNLGSDPETRTIESGAKVANFSIATTERFKDKNGNAVDRTEWHNIVMWRGLAEIAEKYLKKGSQVFIEGKLRTRSWDDQNGNKRYTTEVLADNMTMLGGPAGSSSGSAQSSSPSQPQQNQVNEPHASSLDDIDDDLPF, encoded by the coding sequence ATGGCAGGAGTAAATAAAGTGATTTTGGTGGGCAATTTGGGCTCAGATCCTGAAACAAGAACCATCGAAAGTGGGGCTAAAGTGGCCAATTTTAGCATTGCTACCACAGAAAGATTCAAAGATAAAAATGGTAATGCAGTTGATCGGACGGAATGGCACAACATCGTTATGTGGCGCGGTTTGGCTGAAATTGCCGAGAAGTACCTGAAAAAAGGTTCGCAGGTTTTTATAGAAGGTAAACTCAGAACGCGTTCTTGGGATGATCAGAATGGAAACAAGCGATACACAACAGAAGTGCTTGCAGATAATATGACAATGCTTGGTGGCCCAGCGGGTTCGTCATCTGGTAGCGCGCAATCATCTTCGCCATCTCAACCACAGCAAAATCAGGTAAACGAACCACACGCATCTTCTTTAGACGATATTGACGATGACCTTCCGTTTTAA
- a CDS encoding integration host factor subunit beta, whose protein sequence is MTKADIVNEISEQTGIEKLQVQHTVEAFMTSVKSSLTKGNNVYLRGFGSFVVKKRAQKTGRIISRNTTIVIPEHNVPAFKPAKTFVSKVKKSVK, encoded by the coding sequence ATGACAAAAGCTGACATCGTAAACGAGATCTCCGAACAGACAGGGATCGAAAAGCTACAGGTACAACACACCGTTGAAGCCTTTATGACCTCCGTTAAGAGTTCCTTGACCAAAGGAAACAACGTTTATCTGAGAGGTTTCGGAAGTTTTGTGGTAAAGAAACGCGCCCAAAAAACGGGACGTATCATTTCCAGAAACACAACCATTGTGATTCCTGAACACAACGTTCCGGCATTCAAGCCTGCAAAAACCTTCGTGAGCAAGGTTAAAAAGAGCGTGAAATAG
- a CDS encoding COX15/CtaA family protein — MKISIFCTYLVILAGAVVRMTGSGMGCPDWPKCFGSYIPPTDISALPDGYEQHYIELRKSKNEKLAKMIRPLGWDELATKISEDPAVYEGTEFVWQKTWIEYVNRLAGAALGIFLLAAFFTSLLYWKKRKKIPLIVLGIIIVTGFQGWMGSVVVSTNLLPGVLTAHMVLAFVLIAGLIYLYVKTAPGIRTASSFNMDNTMRYALGVLIGLTLVQVLLGTQVRQQIDVIAKSFDLQQRGLWISQLDWIFKVHRSFSILILLGNAWICYQIFKYLHHYFAVFRAGVYLAVFVGVATISGIIMAYFGVPAWAQPIHLVLSCLIFGAQVYLFVAIGRKTRIQTVSMTSTARSR; from the coding sequence TTGAAAATATCCATCTTCTGCACATATCTGGTGATATTGGCAGGTGCTGTGGTCCGAATGACAGGTTCTGGAATGGGCTGTCCAGATTGGCCCAAGTGCTTCGGAAGTTACATTCCGCCTACCGACATAAGTGCGCTTCCAGACGGCTACGAGCAGCACTACATTGAACTACGAAAGTCTAAAAATGAGAAGCTGGCCAAAATGATCCGTCCACTAGGTTGGGACGAATTGGCCACCAAGATCAGCGAAGACCCTGCAGTTTATGAAGGCACTGAGTTCGTGTGGCAGAAAACGTGGATTGAATATGTGAATCGATTGGCAGGAGCAGCACTCGGCATTTTCCTTTTGGCCGCTTTTTTCACATCACTGCTTTACTGGAAAAAGCGAAAAAAAATTCCATTGATCGTTTTGGGCATTATCATCGTCACAGGGTTTCAGGGTTGGATGGGATCTGTGGTTGTAAGCACCAACCTGCTTCCTGGAGTACTAACGGCTCACATGGTATTAGCATTTGTGCTGATTGCAGGTCTCATTTATCTCTATGTGAAAACTGCTCCTGGTATTCGAACTGCCTCGAGTTTCAACATGGATAATACAATGCGCTACGCACTTGGTGTTCTTATCGGACTGACATTGGTGCAGGTGCTACTCGGAACGCAAGTGCGACAACAAATAGATGTGATTGCAAAGAGTTTTGACCTTCAGCAACGCGGCCTTTGGATTTCTCAGCTCGATTGGATATTCAAAGTCCATCGGTCGTTCTCTATTCTGATTCTACTGGGCAATGCGTGGATCTGCTATCAGATCTTTAAATATCTTCATCACTACTTTGCCGTTTTTAGAGCAGGAGTCTATTTGGCTGTATTTGTTGGAGTAGCCACCATTTCCGGAATTATCATGGCCTACTTTGGCGTTCCAGCATGGGCACAACCAATTCATCTAGTGCTTTCTTGCCTGATATTCGGGGCTCAGGTGTACCTGTTTGTTGCAATTGGAAGAAAGACCCGTATTCAGACGGTTTCTATGACTTCCACTGCAAGGTCTCGATAA
- the gldD gene encoding gliding motility lipoprotein GldD, with product MRAITFVGMLATVIALASCNQDYTPKPRGYIRIDLPQKEYALIETPCPYSFEMATYSKFIPDTRPESESCWFDIEYPQFKAKLYFSYKEIDGNLAAFLEDSRELTNKHISKASGIDETLILKDDTHVYGTLYTVEGSRAASPLQFHLTDSTKHFLRGALYFNVVPNNDSLAPVIDFLKEDVMHLIETLQWKS from the coding sequence ATGAGAGCGATAACCTTTGTCGGGATGTTGGCCACGGTAATTGCTTTGGCTTCCTGCAATCAGGATTACACGCCAAAACCAAGAGGTTACATCCGAATTGATCTGCCCCAAAAGGAGTATGCGCTCATAGAAACGCCTTGTCCGTATTCGTTTGAAATGGCCACATATTCTAAGTTCATACCTGATACCAGACCAGAATCAGAGTCATGTTGGTTTGATATCGAGTATCCTCAATTCAAGGCAAAACTCTATTTCAGTTATAAGGAGATTGATGGCAATTTGGCAGCCTTTCTTGAAGATTCGCGCGAGCTTACAAATAAGCACATCAGTAAGGCTTCGGGGATTGACGAAACCTTGATCCTAAAGGATGATACGCACGTTTACGGCACGCTTTACACCGTTGAAGGAAGCCGTGCAGCGTCACCTTTACAATTTCACCTTACCGATAGCACAAAGCATTTTCTTCGCGGAGCACTCTATTTCAATGTGGTGCCCAACAACGACTCGTTGGCACCGGTCATAGACTTCTTAAAGGAAGATGTGATGCATCTTATCGAGACCTTGCAGTGGAAGTCATAG
- the gldE gene encoding gliding motility-associated protein GldE, which translates to MLSSWLQIDLILGLAVLVALLACSAMISGAEVAYFSLSRTELDEMEESDLKIRKQALTLLKKPKKLLATILVANNFVNVGIVILSTFLTAKYIGPEILNYQLAGIIPIGRVIEVFGITLIVLLVGEIIPKVYANQYAIMFSSIMSFPLYYLSIAFTFLSVPLIKLTTVVDRLASANNGQISVDELSHALDLTKAESIREKEDRKILEGIVKFGNTDVKQIMKPRTDVEAVESSCGYHELLADMLESGFSRVPIYQESLDRIVGIIHVKDLLVHMDQPDDFKWQDLMRPPFFVPESKMIDDLLEEFRARKVHLAIVVDEYGGCEGLVTLEDIIEEIVGDISDEFDDDEVVYSKLDNDNFIFEGKTNLKQFYRAIKIDGESFEKHKGEADTLAGFILEQVGKMPGKNQKVGFENFEFTIESVDKRRIKRVKVTRFQHENENV; encoded by the coding sequence ATGCTTTCGAGTTGGCTTCAGATTGATCTGATTCTAGGGCTTGCGGTCCTTGTTGCGCTATTGGCATGTTCGGCCATGATCTCTGGTGCTGAGGTTGCTTATTTCTCGCTATCTCGAACAGAACTTGATGAAATGGAAGAATCTGATCTTAAGATCAGGAAGCAGGCACTTACGCTGCTTAAGAAACCAAAGAAACTGTTGGCAACCATTTTGGTGGCGAACAACTTCGTCAATGTGGGAATCGTTATCCTTTCCACTTTCTTAACGGCCAAGTACATTGGGCCTGAGATTCTGAATTACCAACTTGCTGGAATCATTCCGATAGGTAGAGTAATTGAGGTTTTCGGAATTACACTGATCGTTCTGCTGGTTGGCGAGATCATACCGAAGGTGTACGCTAATCAATACGCCATCATGTTTTCAAGCATCATGTCGTTCCCTTTGTATTATCTATCCATCGCGTTTACTTTTTTAAGCGTGCCGCTTATTAAATTGACCACAGTGGTTGATCGCTTGGCATCAGCCAATAATGGGCAGATTTCGGTTGATGAGCTAAGCCATGCGCTTGATCTCACAAAGGCCGAATCCATTCGAGAGAAGGAAGATCGGAAGATATTGGAAGGTATTGTCAAGTTCGGTAACACGGATGTAAAGCAGATAATGAAGCCGCGGACCGATGTGGAAGCGGTAGAAAGTTCATGTGGATACCACGAACTGCTTGCTGATATGTTGGAGTCTGGCTTTTCGCGCGTTCCGATTTATCAGGAAAGCTTAGATAGAATCGTTGGAATCATCCACGTCAAAGACCTGTTGGTTCACATGGATCAACCGGACGATTTTAAATGGCAAGACCTTATGCGACCACCTTTCTTCGTTCCTGAAAGCAAGATGATCGATGATCTTTTGGAGGAATTCCGAGCTAGAAAGGTGCACTTGGCCATTGTTGTGGATGAATATGGCGGATGTGAAGGATTGGTGACTCTCGAAGACATCATCGAAGAAATTGTGGGTGATATTTCGGATGAGTTTGATGATGACGAAGTGGTATATTCCAAGTTGGATAACGACAACTTCATATTTGAAGGAAAGACAAATTTGAAGCAATTCTATCGTGCCATTAAGATTGATGGTGAATCGTTTGAGAAGCACAAAGGCGAAGCCGACACATTAGCGGGCTTTATTTTGGAACAGGTAGGGAAAATGCCCGGAAAGAATCAGAAAGTAGGATTCGAGAATTTTGAATTCACTATTGAAAGTGTGGATAAAAGGCGCATCAAACGGGTAAAGGTTACGCGCTTTCAACATGAGAATGAAAACGTTTAA
- a CDS encoding sulfotransferase yields MSDENPQVKKRFYTRLMDVYRHNDIYIPGFNFAARSMLRMKAESHVESTSKQGQLLQNEIDAWLDSKRFFFGYGVFRSGTTFLADFLNRHAQNAIVQHEANVNDYWYYAKAMHSDSAAKEYASEYRKAEIYFRIKDNDFDVYGEINPFLRRHCVAMKEVFPNAKQFQLVRDPKNVLRSLMSRELFNRKDPMGDVIFPPENDPFSGEWKTMSRFEKLCWLWAADNRFIRENTDHLILFENLRKDFDYFDENVLQFLELKMNPDDWYAEINQVYNSTPRYTFPSYADWSTEQKNQFERICGEEMAIYGY; encoded by the coding sequence ATGAGTGACGAAAATCCGCAGGTAAAAAAGCGGTTTTATACACGGTTGATGGACGTGTACCGCCACAACGATATTTATATTCCCGGATTCAACTTCGCAGCTCGTTCCATGTTGCGGATGAAGGCAGAATCGCATGTCGAAAGCACTTCTAAACAAGGTCAATTGCTGCAAAACGAAATTGACGCTTGGCTTGATTCAAAGCGATTTTTTTTCGGGTACGGAGTTTTCAGGAGTGGCACCACTTTCTTGGCCGATTTTCTCAATCGCCATGCGCAAAATGCGATAGTGCAACACGAAGCGAATGTGAATGATTACTGGTATTATGCCAAAGCCATGCATTCAGATTCTGCAGCAAAGGAATATGCTTCTGAGTACCGAAAGGCAGAAATATATTTTAGAATCAAAGACAACGATTTTGATGTGTACGGAGAAATCAATCCGTTTTTGAGAAGGCATTGTGTGGCTATGAAAGAAGTATTTCCGAATGCGAAGCAATTTCAACTGGTACGCGACCCGAAAAATGTACTTCGGTCTCTGATGTCGCGCGAACTTTTTAATCGGAAAGACCCAATGGGCGATGTGATATTTCCGCCAGAAAACGATCCTTTTTCCGGTGAATGGAAAACCATGTCCCGTTTCGAAAAACTATGTTGGCTTTGGGCTGCCGATAATCGTTTCATCCGTGAGAATACCGATCATCTCATTCTCTTCGAAAATCTGAGAAAAGACTTTGATTATTTCGATGAGAACGTCCTTCAGTTTCTAGAGCTCAAAATGAATCCTGACGATTGGTATGCAGAGATTAATCAGGTTTATAATTCAACTCCTCGTTATACTTTCCCTTCATACGCAGATTGGAGTACGGAGCAGAAGAATCAGTTTG
- the mutY gene encoding A/G-specific adenine glycosylase: MKDEINLFPRTKLLEWYHSVKRDLPWRESKNAYSVWLSEIILQQTRVDQGLPYYERFVTAFPTVEALASASEDEVLKLWEGLGYYSRARNLHYTAKHITSNLGRKFPDSYDGLLSLKGVGPYTAAAIGSISFGLPNAAVDGNVFRVLSRYYGILESIDETATKNAITKMANDVLPKENSGDHNQAMMELGAIICTPTKPRCEVCPLAIGCSAFSNQNQNELPVRSKKTKVRERFFYYMVVLSDAGVPITRRGSGDIWHGLYEFPLLETARRLDETEMLSELNLRNDDVVMEVSNEYKHILSHQRIFAKFILVKSNSFELANFVSVEVEKLKDFAFPRLINRYLDQQNLVIYGEV; this comes from the coding sequence TTGAAAGACGAAATAAACCTATTTCCAAGAACAAAGCTACTTGAATGGTATCATTCGGTAAAGCGCGACCTGCCTTGGCGCGAAAGCAAAAACGCTTATTCGGTGTGGCTTTCTGAGATCATACTGCAGCAAACAAGAGTTGATCAAGGACTTCCATACTATGAGCGATTCGTGACGGCTTTTCCGACTGTTGAAGCGCTTGCAAGTGCATCGGAGGATGAAGTTCTCAAACTCTGGGAAGGGTTGGGATACTATTCTAGGGCTCGTAATCTTCATTACACCGCAAAGCACATCACCAGCAATTTGGGTAGAAAATTTCCGGACAGTTACGATGGTTTACTTAGTTTGAAAGGAGTTGGACCATATACTGCAGCAGCGATCGGTTCCATTTCGTTCGGACTTCCAAATGCCGCAGTAGACGGTAATGTCTTCCGTGTGTTGTCTAGGTATTATGGCATTTTGGAATCAATTGATGAAACTGCTACTAAGAATGCCATTACGAAGATGGCGAATGATGTATTGCCTAAAGAAAATTCCGGAGATCATAATCAGGCAATGATGGAGTTGGGCGCTATTATCTGTACGCCCACAAAGCCTCGATGTGAAGTGTGCCCGTTGGCCATTGGTTGCTCCGCTTTTTCAAATCAAAATCAGAACGAATTGCCAGTTCGTTCCAAGAAAACAAAGGTTCGAGAGCGTTTCTTCTATTATATGGTTGTGCTTTCAGATGCAGGAGTGCCCATCACCAGACGCGGATCAGGAGATATTTGGCATGGGCTTTATGAATTCCCGTTGCTTGAAACAGCAAGGAGACTTGACGAAACTGAAATGCTTTCGGAACTTAATTTGAGGAATGATGACGTGGTAATGGAAGTATCGAATGAGTACAAGCACATCCTTTCACATCAGCGCATCTTTGCGAAGTTTATATTGGTGAAAAGCAATAGCTTTGAACTCGCGAATTTTGTGAGTGTGGAAGTTGAAAAATTGAAAGATTTTGCCTTTCCAAGGTTGATAAATCGCTATTTGGATCAGCAAAACCTTGTTATTTACGGAGAAGTTTAG
- a CDS encoding glycosyltransferase family 2 protein, which translates to MNDLSIIIPAYNEEASLRVLLPELLIFVKANGMKLIIVNDGSKDNTLQVLKEHEGADAFRFYSHKVNRGYGGAIKTGVRNADTTYVITIDADGQHDLKDVLALHQSIQNSDADMVVGSRLAHKDASLYRGLGKRLIRWFAKLLLPIHINDINSGMKIYNTEMAKRYIRLCPDHMAYSDIIAMVFISKRHLVLEQPINIKPRTAGVSTISTLTAIETVKEILNIVILFNPMRVFFPIAFLSIAVALTWGIPIALRGRGVSTGAMLGFTTGLLFFFLGLIAEQLSQIRKDSVDE; encoded by the coding sequence ATGAACGACCTTTCAATTATCATTCCTGCGTACAACGAAGAAGCTTCATTACGTGTGCTTCTGCCCGAACTTTTGATTTTTGTAAAAGCGAACGGGATGAAGTTGATCATTGTAAATGACGGGTCAAAAGACAACACGCTTCAGGTGCTGAAGGAGCATGAAGGTGCTGATGCGTTTCGGTTTTATTCGCACAAGGTGAACAGAGGTTATGGAGGTGCAATAAAAACAGGTGTCAGAAATGCGGATACCACTTATGTGATCACCATTGATGCCGATGGACAGCATGATCTGAAAGACGTTCTGGCATTGCATCAAAGCATCCAGAACTCAGATGCTGACATGGTCGTTGGTAGTCGATTGGCACACAAAGATGCATCCTTATATAGAGGTCTTGGAAAAAGGCTGATCCGTTGGTTTGCCAAATTGCTGTTGCCTATTCACATAAATGATATCAACTCGGGCATGAAAATTTACAATACGGAAATGGCCAAGCGCTATATCCGATTGTGTCCAGATCACATGGCTTACAGCGATATTATCGCAATGGTGTTTATCAGTAAGCGGCATTTGGTTTTAGAACAACCAATAAATATCAAACCAAGAACTGCCGGGGTGAGCACGATAAGTACACTAACTGCCATTGAAACCGTAAAGGAAATTCTGAACATCGTTATTCTGTTCAATCCAATGCGTGTTTTCTTTCCAATAGCGTTTTTAAGCATTGCGGTGGCGCTTACGTGGGGAATTCCGATTGCATTGAGAGGTAGAGGAGTAAGTACTGGAGCTATGCTCGGTTTTACAACGGGCCTTTTGTTCTTTTTTCTTGGACTGATTGCCGAACAACTTTCACAGATAAGAAAGGATAGCGTTGATGAGTGA
- the recQ gene encoding DNA helicase RecQ translates to MEIEVGSDLKEALKKHFGFNKFKGEQELIIKSVLEGKDTFVIMPTGGGKSLCYQLPALLSEGTAIIVSPLIALMKNQVDSIRSFGSEDGIAHFLNSSLNKSEAEKVRTDIKNGVTKLLYVAPESLNKQENIDFFRDVNISLVAIDEAHCISEWGHDFRPEYRKLRPMIEAIGNVPVMALTATATPKVQQDIQKNLGMTDASVFKSSFNRDNLYYEIRPKSKNVARDIIRYIKQHEGKSGIVYCLSRKKVEEMAETLQVNGIKALPYHAGLDASSRAKNQDAFLMEDADVICATIAFGMGIDKPDVRFVIHHDIPKSLEGYYQETGRAGRDGGEGNCVAFYSYDDITKLEKFMQGKPISEQEIGKQLLGEVVSYVETSVCRRKFILHYFGEEFDAKRCDEHCDNCKHPKKQEEAQAELTTFIQTVADVKEKFKIKHLVNIMLGVNSTQIKSYKHDTLEAFGEGADKGERYWQSLGRQAIINGFLSKDIENYGLLKVTDAGHAYLAKPTSFMLTIDHDFEAATEAEDAMPMGAMKGGGASDEVLLKMLKDLRKDISKEENLPPFVIFQDPSLEDMAFRYPITMDELKDITGVGAGKARKYGEPFLELIQEYVEENEIEREQDMIVKTVVNKSSNKVYIIQSIDRKLDLEDVADAKGLTMDDLLTEIEHIVSSGTKVNIDYYIDDAVDEDKQDEIYEYFQEAETEGIEEALAELGNEDYTEEEIRLVRIKFISEFGH, encoded by the coding sequence ATGGAAATAGAAGTTGGATCAGATCTAAAGGAAGCGCTTAAGAAGCACTTCGGCTTTAACAAATTTAAAGGGGAGCAAGAGCTCATTATTAAAAGTGTGCTCGAAGGAAAGGACACATTTGTCATCATGCCAACTGGCGGTGGCAAATCGTTGTGTTATCAATTACCTGCATTGCTTTCGGAAGGAACAGCTATCATCGTTTCTCCACTTATTGCCTTGATGAAGAATCAGGTGGACTCCATCAGAAGCTTTGGCAGCGAAGACGGAATCGCACATTTTCTCAACTCATCATTAAATAAGAGTGAGGCAGAAAAAGTTCGCACAGACATAAAGAACGGTGTGACCAAATTGCTTTATGTTGCTCCTGAATCATTGAACAAGCAAGAGAACATCGATTTTTTCAGAGATGTGAATATTTCGCTTGTCGCCATTGATGAAGCGCATTGCATCTCCGAATGGGGTCACGATTTCAGACCTGAATACCGCAAACTGCGCCCAATGATTGAGGCGATTGGAAATGTACCTGTGATGGCCCTGACCGCCACGGCCACTCCTAAGGTGCAGCAGGATATCCAGAAGAATTTGGGAATGACGGATGCGAGTGTATTCAAGTCATCTTTCAATAGAGATAACCTGTACTACGAGATTCGTCCGAAATCGAAAAATGTGGCGCGCGATATCATTCGCTACATCAAGCAGCACGAAGGAAAGTCAGGTATTGTCTATTGTCTCAGCCGAAAAAAGGTAGAGGAAATGGCAGAAACACTGCAAGTAAATGGAATCAAAGCGCTTCCATATCACGCAGGATTAGATGCTTCGTCAAGGGCTAAAAATCAGGATGCATTCCTAATGGAAGACGCGGATGTGATCTGTGCTACCATTGCTTTCGGAATGGGCATTGATAAACCAGACGTTCGATTTGTCATTCACCACGACATTCCAAAAAGTTTGGAAGGCTACTACCAAGAAACTGGAAGAGCCGGAAGAGATGGCGGAGAAGGAAATTGCGTTGCCTTTTACAGCTATGACGACATTACCAAGCTTGAGAAATTCATGCAAGGCAAACCGATCTCGGAGCAAGAAATCGGCAAGCAACTACTTGGAGAAGTTGTTTCTTACGTAGAAACATCTGTTTGCAGAAGGAAATTCATCCTTCACTATTTCGGGGAAGAATTTGATGCAAAACGATGCGATGAACATTGCGATAATTGCAAGCATCCGAAAAAGCAGGAAGAAGCACAAGCAGAACTCACCACGTTCATCCAAACTGTTGCAGACGTGAAGGAGAAGTTCAAGATCAAGCACTTAGTGAACATCATGCTTGGTGTGAATTCAACACAGATCAAATCGTACAAGCACGATACGCTTGAAGCATTTGGAGAAGGTGCTGATAAGGGAGAGCGCTACTGGCAATCGCTTGGACGTCAAGCTATCATCAATGGTTTCTTGTCAAAAGACATTGAGAATTACGGTCTTTTGAAGGTAACGGATGCCGGTCACGCCTACTTGGCCAAACCAACTTCGTTCATGTTGACCATTGACCATGATTTTGAAGCTGCTACAGAAGCAGAAGATGCCATGCCGATGGGAGCCATGAAAGGTGGTGGCGCTTCAGATGAAGTCTTGCTGAAAATGCTTAAGGACCTGAGAAAGGATATTTCCAAAGAAGAAAACCTGCCTCCGTTTGTCATTTTCCAAGATCCTTCGCTAGAAGATATGGCGTTCCGCTATCCGATCACGATGGATGAGTTGAAAGACATCACCGGTGTTGGAGCTGGAAAAGCCAGAAAATACGGTGAACCATTCTTGGAACTTATTCAGGAATATGTAGAAGAGAATGAAATTGAGCGAGAGCAGGACATGATCGTAAAAACGGTTGTGAACAAATCGAGCAATAAGGTTTACATCATCCAAAGTATTGACCGCAAACTGGACCTAGAAGATGTAGCAGACGCGAAAGGTCTTACAATGGATGACCTTTTAACGGAGATCGAACACATCGTAAGTTCAGGCACAAAAGTGAACATCGACTACTACATTGATGATGCCGTTGATGAAGACAAGCAGGATGAGATCTACGAGTATTTCCAAGAGGCCGAAACAGAAGGTATTGAAGAAGCACTTGCAGAACTTGGCAATGAGGACTACACTGAAGAAGAGATTCGATTGGTCCGCATCAAATTCATTTCCGAATTCGGACATTGA